TAACTAATTTGCTTCCTGGATTTAATGATTGAAAAGTGTTAGTAAGGTTACGTTTTTTATCAACTCCAATTTATTGACTTTCGTCAATTTTGATCAAACTTTTTTCAATTTATTTTGTTAGAATTAATTCAATAAAGCAAGTCGCGTTTTTTTGATTTCTGTTTCTTCATTATTAAAGGATTTCAAGGCGCAAACAGGACCACTTTAAAGCATTTGTAATTATTAACTTATTGAAAATTGATAACAGCTATTCGTACTTACTTGCATTCAATTAAAGTGGTTTGTCCGCAAGTTACGCAAATCGCACTGGATTATATTGAGAGTGGCTTGGTAGTTTCTAAAGTATCGGCCAGGGAACTTTATAGTTCTCCGAATACTATGCAAAAAGAAGTTGGATTTTTGTATTCGGGATTGATTAGAGTATATTATATCGATAATTTTGGAAATCAAATTTCTGTAAAATTCATCAAGGAAAATGAATTTGCAACACACTTCTCAGCTTTTATTACGGAAAACCCAACTAAATATTACTTTCAATGTATAGAGTCGAGTATCATAGTTAAAATCCCTTTTAGCCACATTGAAGCAGGCTATGAAACGTTTCCGGTTTTAGAGCGCTATGGTCGGTTAGTTGCAGAGGAGGCATTGAAAATTCATCATCGTCGTATTGAAGGCTTTCTCTTTGATACAGCTGAAGAGCGCTACTTAAAGTTTATGAAAGAGCATCCTGATTTACTTGAGCGAATATCCATAACCAATTTGGCGTCTTACCTTGGAGTTGAGCGGCAAACGCTAACCCGTATAAGAAAGAGGATGACTGTTACTGGGTTGTTTGATTCAAGAGAGTCTATAAAAACAGCTGATCTTACTCCTTGATTGAATCATAGAATCTGTTGTTTTGTTTGTTTATTTTGAATCTCAATTTTTTTCGCGGTATTTGTCAATAAGTAATTGTTGCGATGCTACTAAATATTACAGATACCTGATAAGTCTTGAAGTAGTACCTGTTTTATAATTCTTAAATGTTTCCCGTCAGAGTATTGATTTATTTATTGCGATTGACTGGTAAAAGTATTGTTTAAAGTGAAAATTGTTTTATTGACTTTCATCAATTTATACCATTTCTGTTTCAAATTACTTTGCACTAATCTAAAACATACAACAAATGAAGAAGTTATTAATTTTATTTACATTATTTATTAGTGCAGTATCTTTTGCACAAACTGGAGTAATAAGAGGGACTGTAACTGATAAGCAGTCTGAGAAAGAAATTGCCGGTGCCATAATATCCTTGTTAAGTGACCCGAATAAAACATGTACTACCGATGAAAAGGGGAGTTTTGAATTATTAAATGTTCCTTTGGGAAGACAAACTGTTAGAATAAGTTTTCTAGGTTATGAAAGTTCGACGGTGCCAGATATTGATGTAACTAGTGGAAAAGAAGTAATTATCTCAGTATCACTAGTAGAAAAGTTTGATACGCTGGAAGAGGTTGTTATTGTTAGTGATGGTAATAACAAAGCAAAATCCATCAATAAGTTAGCAGCGGTATCAGTTCGACAATTTTCTCCCGAAGAAGTTAACCGATATGCCGGAGGAAGAAGTGATGTTGCGCGATTGGCATCTAACTTTGCAGGTGTTTCTACTGCTGATGATAGTAGAAATGATATCGTTGTTCGTGGTAACTCGCCTACAGGTTTACTTTGGCGATTAGAAGGAATTCCTATACCAAGCCCTAATCACTTTTCAACATTAGGAACAACAGGGAGTCCAGTTTCTGCATTGAATCCAAATTTATTGGCTAATTCAGATTTTATAACTTCTGCATTTCCTGCTGAATATGGTAATGCACTTGGAGGGGTGTTTGATTTAGGACTACGAAAAGGTAATAACAAAGAATATGAATATTCTGTAGGTGTAGCAGCATTTCCTGGAGCGGAATTAATGGCAGAAGGGCCATTGGGAAAAAAAGGAGGTTCGTTTCTTGTAGCTGGTCGTTATGGAATAGTTGGTTCACTAGGATTGGCTGGTACAACAGCTCAACCTAATTATAGTGACTTTTCATTTAATGTTGATTTTGGTAAAGGGAAATTAGGTAATTTTTCAGTTTTTGGAATTGTTGGTATTTCAAATATCGATCTGATTGGAAAGGATGTTGAGTTAAGTAGTGATGACCTTTTTGCAACAAGGGATGAAGATAGTTTTGTGACCTCAGGTTTTAGTGTTTTTGGTTTAAAACACACCATTGAAATTGGTTCAAAATCCTATTTAAAAACTATATTAAGTGGTTCTACTTCGGGGGAAACTTTTGAGCGAGACAGGTATTTTAATTTAGAAACTCCTACCGAATTTAAATTGCGATGGACAGAAGTTGAAAATACTGAAAACAGGTTTACCTTTTCGACACTTTTCAATTCTAAAATATCTAAAAAATTTACTTTTAGAACAGGATTATTACTGGAAAACTTTTCACTAGAGAATACGCTATTTGACAGAGACCGACAAGACGATAATAACGGAGATGGACAGCCTGATTTCGTCAATCTAATTAATAATGATGGTTCTTTCTCAATCATTCAACCCTATGCTATGGGTCAGTTTAGATTGACAGATAAGTTAACCTTTAACGCAGGTTTACACGGACAATATTTTTCTTTAAATGAAGAATTTGTCTTTGAGCCAAGAACCGCTTTGACGTATGCTATCAATACCAAGAGTTCAGTGAATATAGGATACGGTTTACATCATCAAAACGTAGCTGCACCATTACTATTTTTAAATGAAAACATTAATGGAAATTTGGTTCAAAGTAATAAAGAGCTTGATTTGGTTAGAAGTTCTCATTATGTTTTAGGTTATGATCTTAGATTTGCAGACAAATGGAGGGCAAAAGTTGAAGTTTACTACCAGGCCATTGATAAAGCAGCAGTAGAAAATACACCGTCAAGTTATTCTTCTCTGACCGAAGGTGCCGATTTTGGATTTTCGATAGATAAAAACTCATTAGTGAGCACCGGTAAAGGTTTTAACCAAGGTATAGAGTTTACGTTGGAAAAGTTTTTCAGTAAAGGATATAATTTGCTTTTTACCTCGTCGCTTTTCGAAAGTAAATATGAAGGTAGTGATGGTATAGAGCGAAATTCCCCTTTTAATAATGGTTATGTTGTAAATGTTTTGGCCGGAAAAGAATTCAAAATGGGCAGCGCTAAGAAAAATGTTTTCTCGATAAATACGAAGTTTACGACCGCTGGTGGACGTTACTATACGCCGGTTGATTTAGCCGCCTCAGTTGCTGCTGGATATGAAATACGTGATGACGCCAAGGCCTATAGTGAACAATATGACCCTTATTTGCGATTGGATCTAAAGTTTGGTTTCAAATTTAATAGTTCTAAAAAGAAAAGATCACATCAATTTTATGTCGATTTTCAGAATGTAACTAACAATACTAATGTTTTCTCGAAAGACTACAACCGCTTAACTCAGCAAGTGAACCAAATTGACCAGATTGGTTTTCAACCCGATT
Above is a genomic segment from Flavobacterium phycosphaerae containing:
- a CDS encoding Crp/Fnr family transcriptional regulator; this translates as MITAIRTYLHSIKVVCPQVTQIALDYIESGLVVSKVSARELYSSPNTMQKEVGFLYSGLIRVYYIDNFGNQISVKFIKENEFATHFSAFITENPTKYYFQCIESSIIVKIPFSHIEAGYETFPVLERYGRLVAEEALKIHHRRIEGFLFDTAEERYLKFMKEHPDLLERISITNLASYLGVERQTLTRIRKRMTVTGLFDSRESIKTADLTP
- a CDS encoding TonB-dependent receptor, coding for MKKLLILFTLFISAVSFAQTGVIRGTVTDKQSEKEIAGAIISLLSDPNKTCTTDEKGSFELLNVPLGRQTVRISFLGYESSTVPDIDVTSGKEVIISVSLVEKFDTLEEVVIVSDGNNKAKSINKLAAVSVRQFSPEEVNRYAGGRSDVARLASNFAGVSTADDSRNDIVVRGNSPTGLLWRLEGIPIPSPNHFSTLGTTGSPVSALNPNLLANSDFITSAFPAEYGNALGGVFDLGLRKGNNKEYEYSVGVAAFPGAELMAEGPLGKKGGSFLVAGRYGIVGSLGLAGTTAQPNYSDFSFNVDFGKGKLGNFSVFGIVGISNIDLIGKDVELSSDDLFATRDEDSFVTSGFSVFGLKHTIEIGSKSYLKTILSGSTSGETFERDRYFNLETPTEFKLRWTEVENTENRFTFSTLFNSKISKKFTFRTGLLLENFSLENTLFDRDRQDDNNGDGQPDFVNLINNDGSFSIIQPYAMGQFRLTDKLTFNAGLHGQYFSLNEEFVFEPRTALTYAINTKSSVNIGYGLHHQNVAAPLLFLNENINGNLVQSNKELDLVRSSHYVLGYDLRFADKWRAKVEVYYQAIDKAAVENTPSSYSSLTEGADFGFSIDKNSLVSTGKGFNQGIEFTLEKFFSKGYNLLFTSSLFESKYEGSDGIERNSPFNNGYVVNVLAGKEFKMGSAKKNVFSINTKFTTAGGRYYTPVDLAASVAAGYEIRDDAKAYSEQYDPYLRLDLKFGFKFNSSKKKRSHQFYVDFQNVTNNTNVFSKDYNRLTQQVNQIDQIGFQPDFGYRYQF